A stretch of candidate division WOR-3 bacterium DNA encodes these proteins:
- a CDS encoding VCBS repeat-containing protein, producing MKSTRKFPVAGTLTALILFALFSFTPLDSAWTRQEIRAGVFPFGVCAGDFGNDGFTDLAVAGVKLLGENVYLILNREGAFSQPSPFLAGDGTLDVVAADFDGDGFLDIAVAEKISHISVFLNTGSDSFYECKRYYSGQDPKALCSSDFDLDGDEDIAVANYYSGTLTVFNNAGDGTFTRSGSYDAKKSPAALCAVDINSDNFFDLAVCDAWNGRVLLFLNTGDGTFCEPMKILCVGWPKAIDFADIDGDGDEDFAVACAADDEVRILTNDGEGNFVIKSVYDGGDRSEDLIFADFDGDGDEDYAVVSSYDEKIRIYSNTGEGLFVLVFEGKSGEEPRSLCTADFDNDGDPDIAVTNYSVNKISVFWNEQ from the coding sequence ATGAAATCAACCAGAAAATTTCCGGTCGCGGGAACCTTGACTGCGCTGATTCTTTTCGCTCTTTTTTCTTTCACGCCGCTTGATTCCGCCTGGACCCGGCAGGAAATAAGAGCGGGGGTGTTTCCCTTCGGAGTTTGCGCGGGCGACTTCGGCAATGACGGTTTTACGGATCTGGCTGTGGCCGGCGTCAAGCTTCTTGGCGAAAATGTCTATCTGATATTGAACAGGGAAGGCGCATTCAGCCAGCCCAGTCCTTTTCTGGCAGGGGACGGAACTCTCGACGTCGTTGCCGCCGATTTCGACGGAGACGGATTTCTGGACATAGCCGTAGCTGAAAAGATATCCCACATTTCAGTTTTCCTGAACACTGGATCGGATTCATTTTACGAATGCAAGCGTTACTATTCCGGACAGGATCCGAAAGCACTGTGTTCCAGTGATTTTGACCTCGACGGCGACGAGGACATAGCGGTCGCGAATTACTATTCAGGAACTCTAACGGTTTTTAATAACGCAGGTGACGGGACTTTTACCAGGAGCGGATCTTATGACGCGAAAAAAAGTCCGGCGGCGCTTTGTGCGGTTGACATAAACAGCGACAATTTTTTTGACCTCGCGGTGTGCGATGCTTGGAACGGGCGCGTGCTTCTCTTTCTCAACACCGGGGACGGAACTTTCTGTGAACCCATGAAAATTCTTTGCGTTGGCTGGCCGAAAGCAATAGATTTTGCGGATATAGACGGTGACGGAGATGAAGACTTTGCTGTCGCATGCGCGGCTGACGACGAAGTCAGGATATTAACAAATGACGGTGAAGGGAATTTTGTCATAAAGAGTGTTTATGACGGGGGAGACAGGTCTGAGGATTTAATCTTCGCCGATTTTGACGGAGACGGAGATGAAGATTATGCCGTCGTAAGCAGTTACGACGAAAAAATCAGGATTTACTCCAACACAGGAGAAGGGTTGTTTGTCCTTGTCTTTGAAGGAAAATCAGGCGAAGAACCCAGATCGCTGTGCACTGCCGATTTCGACAACGACGGCGATCCGGACATCGCCGTAACAAATTACTCGGTGAACAAGATCTCGGTTTTTTGGAACGAGCAATGA
- a CDS encoding RDD family protein, with the protein MKRKFIPKRIFQAVSLSVMALCFVLTVFIVFTSRAPYTFFMENIFEKPGPYEAVLSFLLTFLVLILGSLPFLILLRLFSDVPALNERLRKDPLFGSPPAEYSGKYEIPSPWLRILALFIDRMLSVLLVLAGIPFVVLAESSEPGYLQVPAKSLFFILLTAAVFYSYCRDAFKGKSLGRKMLGMKVVDEKTGKPIKFWKSFLREIGLHFAPLLAIELVFIFTKPGGRRTGDVWAKSIVIKES; encoded by the coding sequence ATGAAGAGAAAGTTCATTCCGAAAAGGATTTTCCAGGCCGTCTCGCTTTCTGTCATGGCGCTGTGTTTTGTTCTGACGGTCTTTATCGTCTTTACTTCTCGCGCGCCTTACACTTTTTTTATGGAAAATATTTTCGAAAAGCCCGGTCCTTACGAGGCGGTTCTGTCTTTTCTTCTGACTTTTCTAGTTCTTATTCTTGGGTCTCTTCCTTTTCTGATACTGTTGAGGCTGTTTTCCGACGTACCCGCGCTCAATGAGAGACTCAGAAAAGACCCTCTTTTCGGCTCTCCGCCCGCGGAATATTCCGGGAAATACGAGATACCATCTCCATGGCTTAGAATACTGGCTTTATTCATCGACAGAATGCTGTCCGTTCTCCTGGTCCTCGCAGGCATTCCTTTTGTAGTCCTCGCCGAGTCTTCCGAACCCGGATATCTTCAGGTTCCGGCCAAGTCGTTATTCTTTATTCTCCTGACTGCGGCAGTCTTCTATTCTTACTGCCGCGACGCTTTCAAGGGAAAAAGTCTGGGCAGGAAAATGCTCGGAATGAAAGTCGTAGACGAAAAAACCGGAAAACCGATAAAATTCTGGAAATCATTCCTCCGGGAAATCGGTCTTCATTTCGCTCCTCTTCTTGCAATAGAACTTGTGTTCATATTTACAAAGCCCGGCGGAAGAAGAACGGGCGATGTTTGGGCCAAATCAATCGTTATAAAAGAGTCGTAA